The Micropterus dolomieu isolate WLL.071019.BEF.003 ecotype Adirondacks unplaced genomic scaffold, ASM2129224v1 contig_13390, whole genome shotgun sequence genomic interval aggtggcgtcagacaggtgacgtcacgtcagacaggtggcgtcagacaggtgacgtcacgtcagacaggtggcgtcacgtcagacaggttcagacaggtgacgtcacgtcagacaggtggcgtcacgtcagacaggtggcgtcagacaggtgacgtcacgtcagacaggtggcgtcacgtcagacaggtgacgtcacgtcagacaggtggcgtcacgtcagacaggtggcgtcacgtcagacaggtggcgtcacgtcagacaggtggcgtcagacaggtggcgtcagacGGCGTCACacaggtggcgtcagacaggtggcgtcacgtcagacaggtggcgtcagacaggtggcgtcacgtcagacaggtggcgtcagacaggtggcgtcacgtcagacaggtgacgtcagacaggtgacgtcacgtcagacaggtggcgtcagacaggtggcgtcagacaggtggcgtcagacaggTGTTTGTACCTGAACCTCCAGAAGTCCTCCTGGTCCGGTCGCAGTGTCTGGTGTTTCCTGGACCAGGTGTTCCCTCGGCTGTTCCCCATCCACACGTCGTACCCGGCGTCGGCCAGCACGTACCCCAGGCTGGAGTTGGGCGGGTTGGTGATCCAGTTGCTGCCGGCGGCCAGCAGGCCGTGTTGGAGCAGCACCGCGGGCCTCGGACCTGCGAACAGATTCTCGCTAAGTAAAACACTTCTGGACTTTCAGGGGCCAGAGTTTAGTTTTCTGTGTGCAGGAGAGTATTTGTACACTGAGGTAGTACTACTTCAACGTAGAGTTATTTAAAGGTCACATCTGCGTCTCTTTCAGTTTAAAGGCTGGTTTCTGCTTCTGAGTGAAAGTTAacgtggtttaaacttttcacTCTTGATCCAAACTTCACAGATCTGAACTGATCAAATCTGTTTCAACAAATcttaaataaaatctgtttttttcttctcaacaaaataaatatcttaacagGAACAACAGCTGATTGTTATCAGGAGAAACGTGATAACTGTGAAGACGCCTGGCGCCCGGACTCTCTCCTGGTTTGACAGCAGCGACGCGTCTCTTCTGACTGAGGACAGAATGAAGCGAGCAGAAATCATTTCAGAGTAAAGTTCAGCTGCCGAAACAGGAACCTGCAGACAGAACTGAGGTCACCACTTTCACTTCCTGTTCTGAGCTTCAGCATCACTTCAAAACAAACTGCAAACTCCAAGATGTCACTGAACTCATCGGCACTTTACTTTGGGattactttatattatatagagTATTAATACACACGGACAAATACTATTACAGGTTCAGgtgaaactttattgatcccacctccaccagctgcagcaggaagtACAATCCAATTATTCTGCATactgagtacttttacttaatataTTGCGACggtaatacttttgtactttgactTGAGTACTTCTTGTGTGTGCTGGACTCTGCAGCTCTGGTCctcacagagacagcagagtgtGGTTCTGACCTGAGGTGCGTTTGAGTCCCTGTGGGATCCTGTTGACGGACAGGATGTACCCGTCCTCCGTCAGAACCTCGTGTTCCTCTGCAGGGTACCCCCACCGCCTGATGATCTCCgtctgaacacacaaacacccgcGTTACCAGGAGAACCTCCGGGTTGCAGCTGGAACATGATTTCTGATGAAACATTTAAAGCGTCTGAACAATCGTTCTGAACGTGTTCGATAAAGTtctgaatcacacacacaggctcctGGTCCAGGTCCCGGTCCCGGTCCGCCTCGGGGTTCTCTAAACTCACGTGTTAATCCAGCACAAGGAGATGTCGTCTATCTACGTCGAGATGTTCCTGTTTTGTCGTTTGACACTGAAAACTGTGAATGAAGTTTAATAAAAAAGACTGAGCTCAGTGAACTCTGGCCTGATGGGAACTTGTGCCTGTGAGGCAGAACTGTGGGctaaagacacacagacacgttGTTCCTCCTCAGCAGCAGAGCtcagcttttaatttgaaaaggtTTACCTGTCCACAGACAGCAGGGGGGCGGGGCTAATGAACACCTGAGGGAGCCGCTCATATCTTTAACCCGGGTCCTGAGTCCTAATCTGTAGTACTGTGTGTACTACTCTGTGTGGTACTGTGTGTAGTACTGCGTGTAGTACTATCTGTAGTACTCTGTGTAGTACTGTGTGTAGTATTCTGTGTAGTACTGTGTGTCGTATTCTGTGTAGTACTGCGTGTAGTACTCTGTGTAGTACTCTGTGTACTCACGATGTTCATGTGCACTTCAGGGTCCAGCTTCAGCTTGTGTTTTCCGGAGCGTCGGTGGACGTCAGTGAGTCTCCGAACAGACGACCTGCTGTCAGCCGGTCCGGCGTGGACGAGACCGGAgagcatcaacacacacaccaaaacacacaacatcgtctgtcacacacacacacacacacacacacacacacacacagtcaggcGTTGGTCTGAATGATGTCACTgagtgacatcatcagggttaacAGTCAGTTTGTTTCGGAGGTGAAAGCAGAGAGGAAGTCGCTCAGGGTCCAAAGTCACATGACGACGTCCTGATTTCCAGCTCAGCCTGGTGTCTGACGGACTTTGATCAGCTGATCGTGTTTGTTCACCGAATAATTCTTTGAAGTTGTTTGACGCCGTGACGAAGTGATGAAGGTCATGTGGGACGTCTGACTGATAATGCTGCTTCTGTTTCTGCATCACgaggacactgaggacatgATGCCTTCACTGACAGGACGGTCAGAGGACACGTGTCCCTCTGAG includes:
- the LOC123966422 gene encoding lysosomal acid lipase/cholesteryl ester hydrolase-like, translating into MCLTNHRRVLPLTSRPPPPVQCRKQKFGSWDRRAADRQTMLCVLVCVLMLSGLVHAGPADSRSSVRRLTDVHRRSGKHKLKLDPEVHMNITEIIRRWGYPAEEHEVLTEDGYILSVNRIPQGLKRTSGPRPAVLLQHGLLAAGSNWITNPPNSSLGYVLADAGYDVWMGNSRGNTWSRKHQTLRPDQEDFWRFRYKHLSDAT